A DNA window from Paenibacillus sp. HWE-109 contains the following coding sequences:
- a CDS encoding permease: MFAGHFGLAAAVKAKTPEVPIWALMLSTQLLDVLFVPLFLSGIEKIDNSLGTGYGKGIIHADYTHSLLGAVIIAVLSGIIAWRLWGKRGGLMIGALAFSHWLLDLLVHRMDMPILPGNAAGLPLLGFSLWQWPLISSALEVILVVAGAILYYRSIRGTALLSEGNQTLSKGARTRVILAGGVMAILLMLSLITDVVSH; encoded by the coding sequence ATGTTTGCTGGACATTTCGGACTCGCTGCTGCTGTGAAAGCCAAAACTCCGGAGGTGCCGATTTGGGCGCTCATGCTGAGTACACAGCTTCTTGATGTTCTATTCGTACCGCTATTCTTGTCAGGCATAGAAAAGATCGATAACAGCCTGGGAACGGGTTATGGCAAAGGAATTATCCATGCAGATTATACGCATTCACTTCTCGGAGCAGTAATTATTGCTGTGCTATCGGGGATCATCGCTTGGAGGCTATGGGGCAAACGAGGCGGTCTTATGATAGGTGCTCTTGCTTTCAGTCACTGGCTGCTGGATTTGCTCGTTCATAGAATGGATATGCCGATCTTACCAGGAAATGCTGCAGGGCTCCCGCTGCTGGGATTCAGCTTGTGGCAATGGCCGCTAATTAGCAGCGCATTAGAAGTGATTCTAGTCGTGGCTGGAGCCATACTCTACTATCGATCGATTCGAGGCACGGCACTTTTATCGGAGGGGAATCAAACGCTGTCTAAAGGTGCTAGAACTCGTGTTATACTAGCAGGCGGCGTAATGGCGATACTGCTGATGCTTTCACTAATAACAGATGTCGTGTCTCACTAA
- a CDS encoding aldo/keto reductase, which produces MQKVILNNGVEMPILGFGVFQIADQNECEQSVYDAIMAGYRLIDTAASYLNEQAVGRAIKRSGVAREELFITTKLWVQDAGYERTQKALDKSLERLQLDYLDLYLIHQPFGDVHGSWRAMEELHREGNIRAIGVSNFHEDRLIDLIIHNEVVPAVNQVETHPFNQQIEHAKFMKGNHVQIESWAPLAEGKNNLFQNEVLVSIAGKYNKSVAQVVLRWLTQREVVVIPKSVRKERIIENYTIFDFELNQEDMESIATLDTKQSLFFSHRDPEMVKWIGTRKLDI; this is translated from the coding sequence ATGCAAAAAGTAATTTTGAACAATGGTGTTGAGATGCCTATACTCGGTTTTGGAGTTTTCCAGATTGCAGATCAAAATGAATGTGAACAAAGCGTTTATGACGCTATTATGGCAGGCTATCGGCTGATTGATACAGCTGCCTCCTATCTAAATGAACAAGCGGTAGGCAGAGCCATTAAACGGAGTGGCGTAGCAAGAGAGGAATTATTTATTACTACGAAGCTTTGGGTTCAGGATGCTGGTTATGAGCGGACCCAAAAAGCATTAGATAAATCACTGGAAAGATTGCAATTGGATTATTTGGATTTGTATTTAATTCATCAGCCATTCGGTGATGTGCATGGTTCTTGGCGGGCTATGGAGGAATTGCATCGTGAAGGAAATATCCGTGCAATTGGCGTTAGTAACTTCCATGAGGATCGTCTGATTGATTTGATCATTCATAATGAAGTCGTTCCTGCTGTTAATCAAGTTGAGACGCATCCCTTCAACCAACAAATCGAACATGCAAAATTCATGAAAGGGAATCATGTTCAGATCGAATCTTGGGCGCCTTTGGCTGAAGGGAAAAATAACTTGTTCCAGAATGAAGTTTTAGTATCCATAGCCGGAAAATATAATAAATCCGTTGCCCAGGTGGTCTTACGTTGGTTGACGCAAAGAGAAGTTGTTGTAATTCCAAAATCGGTTCGTAAAGAGAGAATTATTGAAAACTATACGATCTTTGATTTTGAATTAAACCAAGAGGATATGGAGTCGATCGCTACGTTAGATACAAAACAGAGCCTGTTCTTTTCACACCGAGATCCTGAAATGGTCAAATGGATCGGTACCCGGAAACTCGATATCTAA
- a CDS encoding aldo/keto reductase produces the protein MKYVKLGNTGLDVSRLCLGCMSFGVAERWHHPWILDEEHSRPIIKKALELGINFFDTANVYADGTSEEIIGRALKDYATRDEIVLATKVHGRMHQGPNGAGLSRKAIMSEIDKSLKRLGTDYVDLYQIHRWDYTTPIEETMEALHDVVKAGKARYIGASAMYAWQFLKAIHAAEKNGWTRFVSMQNHLNLIYREEEREMLPLCKVEKIGVIPYSPLASGRLTRDWSETTLRSETDHMQKMKYDATANTDRLIAERVAAIAEKHGIPRIHIALAWLLQKESVSAPIIGATKVSQLEEAVGALSITLTPEEIASLEEPYVPHHVVGAV, from the coding sequence ATGAAATATGTGAAACTTGGAAATACTGGCTTAGATGTATCCCGGCTTTGTCTTGGCTGTATGAGCTTTGGTGTAGCAGAGCGATGGCATCATCCATGGATACTTGATGAGGAGCACAGTCGTCCTATTATAAAAAAAGCCCTTGAGTTAGGTATTAATTTTTTCGATACGGCAAATGTGTATGCAGACGGAACTAGTGAGGAAATTATTGGGCGGGCTTTAAAGGACTATGCCACTCGGGATGAAATTGTCCTCGCCACAAAGGTACACGGACGTATGCATCAAGGTCCAAATGGCGCAGGGCTCTCCCGAAAGGCGATCATGAGTGAGATTGATAAGAGTCTTAAGAGACTGGGTACCGATTACGTTGACCTTTATCAAATCCACCGTTGGGATTACACTACTCCCATTGAAGAAACGATGGAAGCATTGCATGATGTTGTGAAGGCTGGCAAGGCAAGATATATCGGGGCTTCTGCTATGTACGCCTGGCAGTTTCTTAAAGCGATACATGCAGCCGAAAAAAATGGATGGACCCGGTTTGTATCTATGCAGAATCATTTAAACCTCATCTACCGTGAAGAGGAAAGAGAGATGCTGCCTCTTTGCAAGGTAGAGAAAATCGGTGTGATTCCATATAGTCCGCTTGCATCAGGAAGACTGACTCGGGACTGGTCGGAAACAACGCTTCGTTCCGAAACCGATCACATGCAAAAAATGAAATACGACGCGACAGCAAATACGGATCGACTGATCGCGGAGCGTGTTGCAGCAATCGCAGAAAAACATGGCATTCCCCGTATTCATATCGCACTTGCTTGGTTGCTGCAGAAAGAATCTGTCTCAGCTCCTATTATCGGCGCTACGAAAGTGTCTCAACTCGAAGAAGCCGTAGGTGCTCTTTCGATTACGTTAACACCTGAAGAAATTGCATCACTGGAAGAGCCTTATGTTCCTCATCATGTAGTTGGTGCTGTTTAA
- a CDS encoding AraC family transcriptional regulator, which produces MSEIITKQQNELAVLIERYSVQDGVHRTAIPALFFIRRSNLTGPNNGVYKPSLCIVAQGAKEVWLEQERFKYDPANYLITSVDLPVTAQVTEASSDIPYLGLRLEFTASEILEILNDSGIGISPKGNAERAMFVGQMELPIMDSIYRLTCLLDSPKDIPFLAPIYTKEILYRLLRGRYGVTLAQIAMEGSGTYGIREAIEQISNNYSKPLRIEELAEIARMSISSFHRHFKEVTAMSPIQFQKQLRLQEARRLLLTESADAADVAFRVGYESPSQFSREYSRMFGFPPRQDMKRLRV; this is translated from the coding sequence ATGTCTGAAATAATAACGAAACAGCAGAATGAACTTGCTGTATTAATTGAACGGTATTCGGTACAGGACGGTGTTCACCGAACAGCCATTCCTGCTTTGTTTTTTATACGTCGCTCTAATTTGACTGGACCCAATAACGGAGTTTACAAACCTTCTTTATGCATTGTGGCTCAAGGGGCGAAGGAAGTATGGCTGGAACAGGAGCGCTTCAAGTATGATCCTGCGAATTACCTTATTACATCAGTTGACTTGCCGGTTACTGCTCAAGTCACTGAAGCTTCTTCCGACATTCCGTATTTGGGTTTAAGACTTGAATTTACAGCGAGTGAAATCTTAGAGATTTTAAATGATTCTGGCATTGGAATCAGCCCAAAAGGAAATGCTGAACGAGCTATGTTTGTGGGTCAGATGGAGTTGCCTATCATGGATTCAATATACAGATTGACTTGTTTGCTGGACAGTCCAAAAGATATTCCATTCCTTGCTCCTATTTATACTAAGGAAATTCTATACAGGCTTTTGCGTGGGAGGTATGGCGTTACGCTGGCGCAAATCGCAATGGAAGGCAGCGGCACCTATGGAATCAGGGAGGCTATCGAACAAATAAGCAATAACTACAGCAAGCCTTTGCGCATTGAGGAGCTTGCAGAAATAGCCAGGATGAGTATCTCATCATTTCACAGACACTTCAAAGAGGTAACAGCTATGAGCCCAATTCAGTTTCAAAAACAACTGCGATTACAGGAAGCACGTCGCTTATTATTAACAGAATCAGCAGATGCTGCTGATGTGGCATTTCGAGTAGGCTATGAAAGCCCCTCGCAATTCAGCCGCGAATATTCTCGCATGTTTGGCTTTCCGCCTAGACAAGATATGAAACGCTTAAGAGTATAA
- a CDS encoding ROK family transcriptional regulator has product MTANVLQRIRRAKFPLSKADLAEATGLSLSAISVHVDRLLEEKIIEISRIGVSSGGRKPRQYALNKHIGLILSIELGTAFVRLAFTNFNCEIICVTTCEIQIGDGPIPILTHILKLVDQMILENNFDRTSVKGIGFGIPGPVDFSKGVPISPPLMPGWDSYPIREFWSKYFDCPCFVDNDVNIMALGEHAKGLQFAYSNIIYVNVDSGIGSGIIYNGVLYRGSTGSAGDIGHYDIGTDVVCWCGNRGCLEASAGGKAILSKGKELARSHNSHFLLQRLGSRSELTLDDIGTGVLQLDPVSVELIRESGNLIGRVIASIVNFANPDLIIIGGKVAEFGDIFLAAIRQSVYQRSLPLATRNLIINKSSLGEMASLIGGAFMAIDQLIIQSTEDELKGIF; this is encoded by the coding sequence ATGACGGCTAATGTTCTCCAGAGGATTAGGAGAGCAAAGTTTCCGCTGTCGAAGGCTGATTTAGCTGAAGCAACAGGCTTATCTTTGTCCGCCATCTCTGTACATGTGGATCGATTACTTGAAGAAAAGATAATCGAGATATCAAGAATTGGGGTTTCATCAGGTGGAAGGAAACCTAGGCAGTATGCATTAAATAAACATATAGGATTAATTTTGTCGATTGAATTAGGAACTGCTTTTGTTCGCCTTGCCTTTACAAACTTTAATTGCGAAATCATTTGTGTAACAACCTGCGAAATTCAAATCGGGGATGGTCCCATTCCTATTTTGACGCATATCCTTAAACTTGTTGATCAAATGATTTTAGAAAATAACTTTGATCGTACTTCTGTCAAAGGTATTGGCTTTGGCATACCAGGGCCTGTTGATTTCTCGAAGGGCGTTCCCATTTCCCCCCCGTTAATGCCTGGTTGGGATAGTTATCCGATCAGGGAGTTTTGGTCCAAATATTTCGATTGCCCTTGTTTTGTTGATAATGATGTGAATATTATGGCACTAGGGGAACATGCTAAGGGATTACAGTTCGCATACAGCAATATCATTTATGTGAATGTTGACAGCGGGATTGGTTCAGGGATTATTTATAACGGCGTGCTGTATAGAGGATCCACAGGAAGTGCAGGGGATATCGGCCATTATGATATCGGGACGGATGTCGTGTGCTGGTGTGGAAATAGAGGGTGTCTCGAAGCTTCCGCAGGGGGAAAAGCTATCCTTTCAAAAGGAAAAGAGCTTGCGCGTTCCCATAATAGCCACTTTTTACTGCAGAGACTGGGTAGTCGCAGCGAGTTGACACTTGATGATATTGGGACTGGAGTCCTTCAACTGGATCCAGTGTCTGTTGAGCTGATCCGGGAAAGTGGAAATTTGATCGGAAGAGTGATTGCTTCAATCGTTAATTTCGCCAATCCTGACCTTATCATTATTGGAGGAAAGGTTGCGGAGTTTGGAGACATTTTTCTGGCTGCTATACGCCAAAGTGTTTATCAGAGGTCATTACCACTCGCTACGAGAAATTTAATCATAAATAAATCGAGTCTTGGCGAAATGGCGAGTCTCATTGGCGGCGCCTTTATGGCTATTGATCAACTTATCATTCAATCGACTGAGGATGAACTTAAAGGCATTTTTTAA
- a CDS encoding Gfo/Idh/MocA family protein, translating to MKKIKTAIIGAGFIGKAHLEAIRRLGFVDIVAIGQSSQLHADEYASSLKIPKAYGNYMDLLRDNEIEVVHNCTPNHLHYEINKQALLHGKHLLSEKPLTLTSEEAKVLYELAQVKGLITGINYNYRQFPMVQQLKNMVQDNDLGEIRIIRGSYLQDWLLYNTDYNWRMEPQYGGETRAISDIGSHLFDLVQYVTDLRIVEVLADISVVHPKRYKPSKSGISFEVNSDVSVNLVDINTEDYCSVMVKFSNGARGILTVSQVSAGKKNALEINLDGLISSGTWKQEEPFRLQMGYRDKPGETILRDPSLLKKKALPYLHYPSGHEEGWTDSLKNMMNNFYEAIVNNDVLSHSVATFKEGYQIMLINDAIVRSVKTGTWEQVKSI from the coding sequence ATGAAAAAAATAAAAACCGCAATTATTGGAGCTGGTTTTATAGGGAAGGCCCATCTTGAAGCAATAAGAAGATTGGGATTTGTTGATATCGTGGCTATAGGGCAAAGCAGTCAGCTTCACGCAGATGAGTACGCAAGCTCTCTTAAGATTCCGAAGGCATACGGAAATTACATGGATCTGTTGCGTGACAATGAGATTGAGGTTGTGCACAACTGTACGCCTAACCACCTTCATTATGAAATAAATAAACAAGCGTTACTGCACGGGAAACATCTACTTTCGGAGAAACCTCTAACTCTTACAAGCGAAGAAGCTAAGGTTCTTTATGAATTAGCCCAAGTAAAGGGGCTAATTACGGGGATTAATTATAACTACAGACAGTTTCCTATGGTTCAGCAACTGAAAAATATGGTCCAAGACAATGATCTTGGCGAAATCCGAATTATTCGAGGGAGTTACTTACAGGACTGGCTTCTTTACAATACAGACTACAATTGGCGTATGGAACCTCAATACGGAGGCGAGACACGAGCGATAAGCGATATAGGTTCCCACCTTTTTGATCTCGTACAATATGTGACGGATCTCAGAATTGTAGAAGTTCTAGCTGATATTTCTGTTGTCCATCCGAAACGTTATAAGCCAAGTAAAAGCGGTATATCCTTTGAGGTGAACTCAGATGTTAGTGTGAATCTGGTAGATATTAATACCGAAGATTATTGTTCGGTTATGGTGAAGTTTAGTAATGGAGCTCGGGGCATACTTACCGTCTCTCAAGTATCTGCAGGCAAGAAAAATGCCCTTGAAATAAACTTGGATGGGTTAATTTCTTCTGGAACCTGGAAGCAAGAGGAACCATTCCGTTTACAGATGGGCTATAGGGATAAACCGGGTGAAACCATATTAAGAGATCCTAGCTTGCTCAAGAAGAAAGCGTTGCCATACTTGCATTACCCAAGCGGTCATGAAGAAGGTTGGACAGACAGTCTTAAAAATATGATGAATAACTTTTATGAGGCGATCGTAAATAATGATGTGCTTTCTCACTCTGTCGCGACTTTCAAAGAAGGGTATCAAATTATGCTTATCAACGATGCTATTGTGAGAAGTGTAAAGACCGGCACATGGGAGCAGGTCAAATCTATCTAG
- a CDS encoding ThuA domain-containing protein, with translation MYKILAVLGDYYHHRELLEKSLMSAVLSAIGDRTSTEVRIIEMNDLIGALDERPDAVVLFKENRLDPEGDSQWMWMTEEISEAIQQYVMRGGGWLAWHSGLASYPANGGYVQMLRGHFLSHPTLHQPVDYEGAGIRFTILDEHYFVSCQEDQTEVYLRSSSVDGNSIAAWRHTFGDGRVSCFTPAHLPDGLEHASVIQLLGEALAWCAGVSNSVSKPIAIKEETQL, from the coding sequence ATGTATAAAATACTTGCTGTCCTGGGGGACTACTATCATCACCGGGAATTACTCGAAAAGTCTTTGATGTCAGCGGTGCTTTCCGCTATCGGAGATCGGACTTCTACGGAAGTGAGAATAATTGAAATGAACGATTTGATCGGTGCATTAGACGAGCGGCCGGATGCTGTCGTTCTATTCAAGGAGAATCGGCTTGATCCCGAAGGTGATTCGCAATGGATGTGGATGACGGAGGAAATAAGTGAAGCGATCCAACAGTATGTCATGCGTGGCGGCGGCTGGCTGGCCTGGCACTCCGGCCTTGCCTCCTACCCGGCAAATGGCGGGTATGTCCAGATGCTGAGAGGTCATTTCCTCTCACATCCGACGCTGCATCAGCCTGTAGATTATGAAGGAGCGGGCATCAGGTTTACGATACTGGACGAACACTATTTTGTAAGTTGTCAGGAAGATCAGACCGAAGTCTATTTACGTTCTTCCTCCGTAGATGGGAATTCCATCGCTGCTTGGAGACATACCTTTGGAGATGGCAGAGTGAGCTGCTTCACACCGGCTCATCTTCCCGATGGATTAGAACATGCGAGCGTCATTCAACTATTGGGAGAAGCGCTTGCTTGGTGTGCGGGCGTAAGCAATTCGGTGAGCAAGCCAATCGCAATAAAGGAGGAAACGCAGCTGTGA
- a CDS encoding glycoside hydrolase family 88 protein has translation MTDRAPNLIEDEQRVERVKRALLSMQRFSWEQGVAAQAMLESGDSELAILLARDAVVRQDASGKLGVMNDGYSVTDSAANGEAVAYAAKLTGDPMFVQAEASMLEWLLHQAPRTEEGILHHVVDKPQVWIDSFYMAPPFLAVCGYYQEAVRQVDGYWKLLWDPEARLFSHIWDDGAKSFVRKAHWGVGNGWAAAGMVRVLDSLPDSMKVERNRISGYLLETIDGCLLRMREDGLFHDVMDDAETFVETNAAQMLSYTIYRAIGMGLLGNGYARYADDMRRAVHGRVDSDGLVQGSCAAPFFDRPGTAPESQAFFMLMESAARSFALLSANRAGEAGASTENGKGGES, from the coding sequence GTGACAGATAGGGCGCCTAACTTGATTGAAGATGAGCAGCGAGTGGAACGAGTAAAAAGAGCACTGCTCAGCATGCAAAGATTTTCCTGGGAACAAGGGGTTGCAGCTCAAGCAATGTTAGAAAGCGGCGATTCAGAGCTGGCGATCTTGTTAGCGAGAGATGCGGTTGTTCGGCAAGATGCTTCGGGTAAACTGGGTGTCATGAATGACGGATACTCGGTTACCGACTCTGCGGCCAATGGCGAAGCCGTTGCCTATGCAGCTAAGCTCACGGGCGACCCGATGTTTGTGCAGGCGGAGGCAAGCATGCTCGAATGGCTGCTGCACCAAGCCCCCCGAACAGAGGAGGGGATTTTGCACCATGTGGTAGATAAGCCGCAGGTTTGGATTGATTCATTCTATATGGCTCCGCCTTTTTTGGCGGTATGCGGTTATTACCAAGAAGCAGTAAGACAAGTTGATGGCTACTGGAAGCTTCTCTGGGACCCGGAGGCCAGGTTGTTTTCCCATATATGGGATGATGGGGCGAAATCATTCGTTCGCAAAGCGCATTGGGGTGTAGGCAACGGGTGGGCAGCTGCCGGCATGGTCAGGGTTTTGGACAGCCTTCCCGATTCGATGAAGGTGGAGCGAAACCGCATTTCTGGCTATTTGCTGGAAACGATTGACGGTTGTTTGCTGCGTATGCGCGAAGATGGATTATTCCACGATGTGATGGATGATGCAGAGACATTTGTCGAGACCAATGCAGCGCAAATGCTAAGCTATACCATTTATCGGGCTATTGGAATGGGACTTCTGGGCAATGGCTATGCACGCTACGCGGATGATATGCGCAGAGCTGTTCACGGACGTGTCGACAGCGATGGACTCGTTCAGGGATCGTGCGCGGCGCCATTTTTTGATCGGCCGGGGACCGCTCCGGAAAGTCAGGCATTCTTCATGCTGATGGAAAGCGCAGCTAGGTCATTCGCCCTGCTAAGCGCAAATAGAGCTGGAGAAGCTGGAGCGTCAACGGAGAACGGTAAAGGAGGGGAGTCATGA
- a CDS encoding PfkB family carbohydrate kinase, translating into MSLDVICLGELLIDFVSTNKDVPLTESTGFLKAPGGAPANVAAGIARLGGTAGFIGKVGRDPFGYYLKSVLQHLKVDTSYLAFDEEARTTLSFVAQKPDGDRECMFYRHPGADMRLTPEEIVESYICNATIFHYGSISLGSESSKAATLRALGYARAHNLLISYDPNLRMDLWRDSEQARKEINEGFGYADFVKISEEEYPFITGCQDVESCGRYILERGAKLVVVTLGKNGSYYTTGQSSGYVAGYAAQVVDTTGAGDAFVAAMLHNFAHCMKDGVPHLEQGLPQMLLFANAAGSLATTRIGAIPSLPTKEEVEALLV; encoded by the coding sequence ATGAGTCTGGATGTCATTTGTCTAGGGGAATTGTTAATTGATTTCGTTTCCACGAACAAAGATGTACCTTTGACGGAGAGTACAGGTTTTCTTAAAGCACCAGGCGGAGCGCCGGCCAATGTTGCAGCTGGTATTGCAAGATTAGGCGGAACTGCCGGATTCATCGGCAAGGTCGGGCGCGATCCGTTCGGCTACTATTTGAAAAGCGTGCTTCAGCATTTGAAGGTGGACACCTCCTATTTGGCGTTCGATGAGGAGGCCCGGACTACGCTCTCCTTCGTGGCGCAAAAGCCGGACGGAGATCGGGAATGCATGTTTTATCGTCACCCTGGAGCGGACATGCGTCTCACGCCAGAAGAAATTGTAGAATCCTACATTTGCAATGCGACAATTTTTCATTACGGCTCTATTAGCTTGGGCAGTGAAAGCAGCAAAGCAGCTACCCTTCGTGCACTTGGATATGCGCGTGCCCACAATCTGCTGATTTCTTATGACCCCAATTTGCGAATGGATCTGTGGCGAGACTCGGAGCAGGCACGCAAGGAAATTAATGAAGGGTTCGGCTATGCCGATTTTGTCAAAATCAGTGAGGAAGAGTATCCGTTCATAACGGGCTGTCAAGATGTCGAGTCCTGCGGCCGGTACATTCTAGAACGGGGAGCCAAGCTGGTTGTCGTTACGTTGGGCAAAAACGGGAGCTATTACACAACGGGGCAATCAAGTGGATATGTAGCTGGATATGCTGCTCAGGTTGTGGATACAACGGGAGCCGGAGACGCTTTCGTGGCAGCGATGCTGCATAACTTTGCGCATTGTATGAAAGATGGCGTACCCCATCTGGAGCAAGGGCTGCCTCAGATGCTGCTTTTTGCCAATGCGGCTGGTTCCCTAGCGACTACGCGCATCGGCGCGATTCCTTCGCTGCCGACGAAAGAGGAGGTAGAGGCGCTGCTAGTTTGA
- a CDS encoding zinc-dependent alcohol dehydrogenase produces the protein MKSLVVDKDGQLAIREIAKPVHGEYQALVKMVSCGICRGTDMKLIHGEFKGFDTYPAVLGHEGVGRVVETGARVRHLQVGDLVLLPFLEGVTDGVHSGWGAFSEYAVVGDSKSLLEDGKGPGYPEFSEAYYAQQRLPHDIDITVAPMIITFREVLSACKRFGFRPNASVVVFGAGPVGLTFITFAKLLGMGPIIASVTSDAKVEEALQAGAHYAFNSKQCDLTAAVRNICHNGVDFSVDAVGKNEIINQSMELLAPYGHICCYGISPETQMRLDWSKAPYNWHLDFIQWPSKLEESESHLQVMNWIACGVLKPEAFVSTVFDFDRILDAFELVGTNSGLKKTVITFK, from the coding sequence ATGAAAAGTCTGGTTGTAGACAAAGACGGACAGCTAGCCATCCGTGAAATAGCGAAGCCCGTGCATGGGGAATATCAGGCGTTGGTGAAGATGGTTAGCTGCGGCATTTGCCGTGGAACGGATATGAAGCTGATTCATGGGGAATTCAAAGGATTTGATACGTATCCTGCGGTGCTGGGGCATGAAGGGGTAGGTCGTGTGGTGGAGACGGGGGCACGCGTACGGCATTTGCAAGTTGGAGACTTAGTGCTGCTGCCGTTTCTCGAAGGCGTGACGGACGGGGTTCATTCTGGATGGGGAGCTTTCTCTGAATATGCGGTTGTAGGAGACAGCAAATCTTTGCTCGAAGATGGCAAAGGGCCGGGATATCCGGAATTCTCCGAAGCTTACTATGCCCAGCAGCGGCTGCCGCATGATATTGATATCACGGTTGCTCCCATGATCATTACCTTTCGCGAGGTGCTCAGCGCTTGCAAGCGTTTCGGATTCCGCCCCAATGCGAGTGTGGTCGTTTTTGGAGCGGGTCCTGTCGGGCTTACCTTCATCACGTTTGCCAAGCTGCTGGGTATGGGACCCATCATCGCTTCTGTAACGAGTGACGCGAAGGTGGAAGAGGCGCTGCAAGCAGGTGCGCACTACGCCTTTAATAGCAAGCAATGCGATTTGACAGCAGCGGTAAGAAACATTTGTCATAACGGTGTGGACTTTTCTGTAGATGCTGTCGGTAAAAATGAAATTATTAACCAGAGTATGGAACTGCTTGCACCCTACGGGCATATTTGTTGCTACGGGATTTCACCCGAAACCCAAATGCGTCTGGATTGGAGCAAAGCGCCGTATAACTGGCATCTGGATTTCATTCAATGGCCCTCTAAGCTGGAAGAATCGGAGAGCCACCTGCAGGTGATGAATTGGATTGCGTGCGGTGTTCTGAAACCAGAGGCATTCGTATCAACAGTATTCGACTTTGATCGCATTCTGGATGCGTTCGAGTTGGTTGGAACAAACAGCGGACTGAAGAAAACAGTGATCACGTTCAAATGA
- a CDS encoding SMP-30/gluconolactonase/LRE family protein, translating to MKEPRLFTLLPEEHVTTPDGMAVASDGTLVLSCPNFADHSRPGCLVKIDSHRQVRKWVEVPVHADTGIACPMGIAFGPDGDVYICDNQGWSGSEAGSFKGRILRLRIVDDRVVAATVVAQGMEHPNGIRIRGSHMYVTQSVLTKVKDPTGLLRSCVYRFGLDEEGIQINNTLDDPHMLTTLLTLNENDQYGADGIEFDPQGNLYVGNFGDGAVHKITFNLDGTVKDNVVWAKNPDQLQTTDGMVMDEDGHLYIADFSANAIAKVYPDGTVERYAQSPDSNGFNGELDQPSEPIIWNGKLIVSCFDLVTGPGKVNTKHELPATMSELDL from the coding sequence ATGAAAGAACCAAGATTGTTCACATTATTGCCGGAAGAGCATGTTACGACACCCGATGGTATGGCGGTAGCATCAGATGGAACACTGGTGCTATCCTGTCCCAATTTCGCCGATCATTCCCGGCCAGGCTGCCTCGTCAAAATCGATTCCCACAGACAAGTGCGCAAATGGGTCGAAGTACCGGTTCATGCGGATACAGGAATCGCTTGCCCGATGGGCATCGCTTTCGGACCGGACGGTGACGTGTATATTTGCGACAATCAAGGCTGGTCGGGCTCGGAGGCAGGCAGCTTCAAAGGCCGGATTCTGAGGCTTCGCATCGTGGATGACCGAGTGGTTGCAGCGACTGTTGTTGCGCAAGGGATGGAGCATCCTAACGGGATTCGCATTCGCGGCTCGCATATGTATGTCACACAAAGTGTGTTGACCAAGGTAAAGGATCCTACGGGACTGCTGCGAAGCTGTGTGTATCGGTTCGGACTCGACGAGGAAGGCATTCAGATCAACAATACGCTGGATGATCCTCATATGCTGACAACGCTGCTGACCCTCAATGAGAACGATCAATATGGTGCCGATGGCATTGAGTTCGATCCGCAAGGCAACTTGTATGTAGGCAATTTCGGCGATGGAGCCGTCCACAAGATTACGTTTAATTTGGATGGTACAGTGAAGGACAACGTCGTTTGGGCGAAGAACCCAGATCAACTGCAGACGACCGACGGCATGGTGATGGACGAAGATGGCCATTTGTATATTGCCGATTTCTCAGCCAATGCAATTGCCAAGGTATATCCGGATGGCACAGTCGAACGGTACGCCCAAAGTCCGGATTCCAATGGTTTCAATGGTGAACTCGATCAGCCTAGTGAGCCGATTATCTGGAATGGGAAGCTGATCGTTTCTTGTTTCGATCTGGTAACGGGTCCTGGCAAAGTGAATACCAAGCATGAACTGCCGGCAACGATGTCAGAGCTCGATTTATAA